One segment of Candidatus Woesearchaeota archaeon DNA contains the following:
- a CDS encoding methyltransferase domain-containing protein, which produces MKKVFLLSGENLELAQAEILALTKRKPKNWELIDNVIISNANFKLARLALTKKVYEYLFQSTSKNINKKMEKYNWNKAYKKNFSLRISNVGHIKFYEKEAQLAKHIWNQIKEPRVDLKQAVTKFELVITEKKILGGKILHEPKNDYKLRRPHLRPAPCPTSLSPKLARACINLTGIQTGKTLCDPFCGSGGILLEAGLMRFKTIGYDVDKNLLKSAKKNLDYYKIKGYSLDERDSTKLCESVDYVVTDLPYGKSSKITDSLKRLYFDFLTSLSENLKYKAVVIFPDFIDHKKIIKKTSLVIEKEFSWYVHRSLTRNIVLLNTT; this is translated from the coding sequence ATGAAAAAAGTCTTTCTTTTGTCTGGTGAGAATTTAGAGTTAGCTCAAGCAGAAATTCTTGCTTTGACCAAACGCAAACCCAAGAATTGGGAACTTATTGATAATGTAATTATTTCTAATGCTAATTTTAAATTAGCCCGTCTTGCACTAACAAAAAAAGTTTATGAATATTTATTTCAATCTACTTCAAAAAACATCAATAAAAAAATGGAGAAATATAATTGGAATAAAGCATATAAGAAAAATTTCTCTTTACGAATTAGTAACGTAGGCCATATCAAATTTTATGAAAAAGAAGCTCAACTTGCAAAACATATTTGGAATCAAATAAAAGAGCCCCGAGTTGATTTAAAACAAGCAGTTACTAAATTTGAATTAGTAATAACTGAAAAAAAAATCCTTGGAGGAAAAATTCTTCATGAACCAAAAAATGATTATAAACTTAGAAGACCGCATCTAAGGCCTGCACCTTGTCCAACTTCATTAAGTCCAAAACTAGCACGCGCATGTATTAATCTTACAGGAATTCAAACTGGAAAAACTTTGTGTGATCCCTTCTGCGGTAGTGGAGGAATTCTTTTAGAAGCAGGATTAATGAGATTTAAAACAATAGGATATGATGTTGACAAAAATTTATTAAAAAGTGCTAAAAAGAATTTAGATTATTATAAAATTAAAGGTTATTCTTTAGATGAAAGAGATTCGACAAAATTATGTGAAAGTGTTGATTATGTCGTAACAGATTTACCTTATGGAAAAAGTAGTAAAATAACTGATTCCCTAAAAAGATTATATTTTGATTTTTTAACTAGTTTATCTGAAAACTTAAAGTATAAAGCAGTAGTTATTTTTCCCGATTTTATTGATCACAAAAAAATTATCAAAAAAACTAGTTTAGTTATTGAAAAAGAATTTAGTTGGTATGTTCACAGATCTTTAACAAGAAATATTGTTTTATTGAACACAACTTAA
- a CDS encoding methionine adenosyltransferase, producing the protein MNVNKQKFLFTSEAVSEGHPDKVCDQISDAVLDACIKSDPHSRVACETMVKGNKVILAGEITTNADLDYDSIVRRVINRIGYTKDTGFDPETCEIFVHITKQSPDICQGVTQGQGLFEEQGAGDQGLMFGYASNETSELMPLSMSIANKLLLKLAEFRRGNQVSYLRPDSKSQVTVEYLAGKPKRIDAVVVSTQHSSDVSHETIKQDVIENVIKPVCGTWIDSETKFYVNPTGAFVVGGPVADCGLTGRKIIVDTYGGHGSHGGGAFSGKDPSKVDRSAAYVARYIAKNVVAANLADKCEVQLAYAIGVSDPVSVLVHCFGTNKIPEEKIGELVRDNFELKPTDIISQLDLLRPIYEKTAAYGHFGRNDSDFTWEKTDKVDLLKQE; encoded by the coding sequence ATGAATGTTAATAAACAAAAATTCTTATTTACTAGTGAAGCAGTTTCAGAAGGACATCCTGATAAAGTTTGTGATCAAATTAGTGATGCGGTTCTTGATGCATGTATTAAATCAGATCCTCATTCGAGAGTCGCATGTGAGACCATGGTAAAAGGCAATAAAGTAATACTTGCCGGAGAAATAACTACTAATGCAGACCTTGATTATGACTCGATAGTTCGAAGAGTAATAAACCGAATTGGGTACACAAAAGATACGGGATTTGATCCTGAGACTTGTGAAATCTTTGTTCATATAACAAAACAAAGTCCAGATATTTGTCAAGGAGTAACACAAGGACAAGGATTATTTGAAGAACAAGGCGCTGGAGATCAGGGACTTATGTTTGGTTATGCATCAAATGAAACTTCTGAACTTATGCCATTATCAATGTCTATTGCAAATAAATTACTTCTTAAGCTTGCAGAGTTTAGACGGGGTAATCAAGTTAGTTATTTAAGACCGGATAGTAAGAGTCAAGTAACTGTAGAATATTTAGCTGGAAAACCAAAACGAATTGATGCAGTGGTTGTTTCAACACAGCATTCTTCAGATGTTTCTCATGAAACAATAAAACAAGACGTGATTGAAAATGTTATCAAACCTGTTTGTGGAACTTGGATTGATTCTGAAACAAAGTTTTATGTGAATCCTACTGGTGCATTTGTTGTTGGTGGACCTGTTGCGGATTGTGGACTTACTGGAAGAAAAATTATTGTAGATACTTATGGCGGGCATGGAAGTCATGGCGGAGGCGCATTTAGTGGTAAAGATCCGTCTAAAGTTGATAGGAGTGCTGCATATGTTGCAAGATATATTGCGAAAAATGTTGTTGCCGCAAATTTAGCAGATAAATGTGAAGTTCAATTAGCATATGCTATTGGCGTTTCTGATCCAGTTTCAGTATTAGTTCATTGTTTTGGCACTAATAAAATTCCTGAAGAAAAAATTGGTGAATTAGTTAGAGATAATTTTGAATTAAAACCAACTGATATTATATCCCAACTTGATTTGTTAAGGCCAATATATGAGAAAACCGCCGCATATGGTCATTTTGGAAGGAATGATTCTGATTTTACTTGGGAAAAAACTGATAAAGTTGATTTACTCAAACAAGAATAA
- a CDS encoding CBS domain-containing protein, whose protein sequence is MFEIKDIKKIRKQLGITQSQLAKTSGVSQSLIAKIESGKLDPTYSKTQLIFGALKEKSQNEELKAKDIMIKNISTTSPSTKVIDIIKLMKKKNISQIPILKNNRILGVITEKSILEKTITQNIALLTAEDCMFPPPPILSEDTSINIVQSLLQHFQIVLIQTNKSYGLISKVDILTKAIRK, encoded by the coding sequence ATGTTTGAAATAAAAGATATTAAAAAAATTCGTAAACAATTAGGGATAACTCAGTCACAACTAGCAAAAACTTCAGGAGTATCACAATCATTAATTGCAAAAATTGAATCAGGCAAATTAGATCCAACTTATTCTAAAACTCAATTAATTTTTGGAGCACTAAAAGAAAAATCTCAAAATGAAGAATTAAAAGCAAAAGACATTATGATAAAAAACATTTCAACAACGTCACCTTCAACAAAAGTTATTGATATAATTAAATTAATGAAAAAAAAGAACATATCTCAAATCCCCATTTTAAAAAATAATAGAATTTTAGGAGTAATCACTGAAAAAAGCATTCTTGAAAAAACAATTACTCAAAACATAGCACTTTTAACTGCAGAAGATTGTATGTTTCCCCCACCACCCATATTATCTGAAGATACATCAATAAATATTGTCCAATCACTTCTTCAACATTTCCAAATAGTACTTATTCAAACAAATAAAAGTTATGGATTGATCTCTAAAGTAGATATATTGACAAAAGCAATCAGAAAATAA
- the nucS gene encoding endonuclease NucS: protein MESYISFIEMALNRSETIVLSCNCEIEYSGRAEAFLAKGDRVIIIKNDKALLVHQPEGTAPVNYMKPGTNHQIQFDKDEKIFFLKSQNLSLKEYLNIKLFEIHFVNSHPLKDGQKIQLSGSEKDMAEMIYKTPELIESGFKPLSMEEHTKYGFIDVFGTDAKENLVVVECKRYVADLSAVTQLRRYVERIKKIKGIDCVRGIIAAPKITPNAKKMLTDWKFSFVAVIPPNYREKFNKSQTNLENY, encoded by the coding sequence ATGGAATCATATATCTCATTTATCGAAATGGCGCTAAACAGAAGTGAGACCATTGTTTTAAGTTGTAATTGTGAAATTGAATATTCTGGCAGAGCAGAAGCGTTCTTAGCTAAGGGAGACAGAGTAATCATAATTAAAAATGATAAAGCACTACTAGTCCATCAACCAGAAGGAACTGCTCCAGTTAATTATATGAAACCCGGAACCAATCACCAAATACAATTTGATAAAGATGAAAAAATCTTTTTTCTCAAAAGCCAAAATCTTAGTTTAAAAGAATATCTTAACATAAAATTATTTGAAATTCATTTTGTTAATTCTCACCCATTAAAAGATGGACAAAAAATTCAATTATCTGGCAGCGAAAAAGATATGGCCGAAATGATTTATAAAACTCCTGAACTTATTGAATCAGGATTCAAACCATTAAGTATGGAAGAACACACAAAATATGGATTTATTGATGTATTTGGAACAGATGCGAAAGAAAATTTAGTAGTTGTTGAATGTAAACGTTACGTAGCGGATTTATCTGCAGTAACTCAATTAAGAAGATATGTTGAACGAATTAAAAAAATAAAAGGTATTGATTGCGTTAGAGGAATTATTGCCGCTCCAAAAATAACACCTAATGCTAAAAAAATGTTAACTGACTGGAAATTTAGTTTTGTAGCAGTAATCCCCCCAAATTATAGAGAAAAATTTAATAAATCTCAAACAAATTTAGAAAACTATTAA